The following coding sequences are from one Nicotiana tabacum cultivar K326 chromosome 1, ASM71507v2, whole genome shotgun sequence window:
- the LOC142162813 gene encoding uncharacterized protein LOC142162813 — translation MEMLKQIQVNIPLIDSLKEMPGYAKMIKDLMSRKFDFQDLATVTLTQTCSTVMARLIAKKLSDPGSFTIPCIIEAVDVILEEEDEALNAKDPLVAYLMNLEEVDSKDLVEWVLSLEGQGYWKRELEFETLHLEEIKTHPAKPSIEEPPQLELKPLLSHLSHRLANRMDYRRLNKATQKDHFSLPFIDQMLDRLAGRSHFCFLDGYSGYNQISIAPEDREKISFTCPYGIYVFQRMLFGLCNAPATFQRCMMPIFTDMVEEIMEVFMDDFSVVENSLDDCLMNLRRVLKRCMETNLVLNWEKCQFMVQEDYPFVFSDDYMVAFEELKKRMETENQVVDHLSRLEGAEKKVEVKEIVETFPDKQLLATSLEVAPWSYGNKYILVAMDYVSKWVEAAALLTNKAKGVIGFLRKNIFTRIGTPRARISDEDTHFCNRAFAKVLEKYSVHHKVATPYHPQTSRQVELSSREIKSVLTKVVNATRTDWAKK, via the exons atggagatgttgaAGCAAATCCAAGTGAACATTCCATTGATTGACTCCTTGAAggagatgcctggttatgcaaaaatgataaAGGATTTGATGTCTCGTAAGTTCgactttcaagacttggccaCTGTTACACTAACTCAGACATGCAGTACTGTCATGGCGAGACTCATAGCTAAGAAGTTGTCCgacccagggagtttcacaatcccatgcaTAATAG AAGCTGTGGATgtgattttggaggaggaagatgaggcTCTGAATGCAAAAGACCCTCTAGTAGCCTACCTCATGAACTTAGAAGAGGTAGATAGTAAAGACTTAGTGGAGTGGGTTTTGTCCCTTGAAGGTCAAGGGTAttggaaaagagagctcgaattcGAGACTTTACACTTAGAAGAAATAAAGACCCATCCAGCTAAGCCGTCAATTGAAGAGCCACCACAGTTGGAGCTAAAACCGCTCCTGtctcacctcag TCACAGGTTGGCGAATCGTATGGATTATAGAAGGTTGAATAAGGCTACCCAGAAAGACCATTTCTCACTGccattcattgatcagatgctagatagattggcagggaggtcccACTTCTGCTTTCTGGACGGATActcagggtataatcagattTCTATTGCTCCAGAGGATAGAGAGAAAATTTCGTTCACCTGCCCTTATGGCATCTATGTCTTTCAGAGAATGttgtttggcctatgcaatgcacccgccacattccaaaggtgcatgatgccCATCTTTACAGATATGGTAGAGGAAATaatggaggtcttcatggatgacttctcagtggttgAGAACTCATTAGATGATTGCCTTATGAACTTGAGAAGAGTATTGAAGAGGTGTATGGAGACTAATCTAGTattgaactgggagaagtgccaatTCATGGTAcaggaag ATTacccttttgtgttttctgatgactaCATGGTAGCTtttgaggagttgaagaagaGGATG GAAACGGAGAACCAAGTGGTTGATCACTTGTCTAGGCTAGAAGGAGCAGAGAAGAAGGTTGAGGTGAAAGAGATTGTGGAGACTTTCCCAGATAAACAACTGTTGGCCACGAGCCTTGAGgtagcgccatg GTCATATGGAAACAAGTACATACTCGTAGCTATGGACTATGTGTCAAAGTGGGTGGAGGCCGCAGCGCTCCTGACAAATAAGGCAAAGGGAGTCATTGGTTTCTTGAGAAAGAATATATTCACTCGAATTGGCACTCCAAGGGCAAGAATCAGTGACGAAGACACTCACTTCTGCAACCGAGCTTTCGCAAAAGTGTTAGAAAAATATAGTGTTCACCATAAGGttgccaccccatatcatccacaaACAAGCAGGCAAGTGGAACTGTCGAGTAGAGAAATCAAGAGTGTGTTGACAAAGGTCGTGAATGCTACAAGAACGGATTGGGCGAAAAAGTAA